Proteins from one Porites lutea chromosome 3, jaPorLute2.1, whole genome shotgun sequence genomic window:
- the LOC140930998 gene encoding vesicular inhibitory amino acid transporter-like, translating to MDKDSTEMNLLSTASSPASVSCSTVLKEPELVTIVEDMPLTTEQIEEEQLLEAVEDEYDIEPPNEGTPLLRSSEMGFEKSGSSFYTHNSKSFTTTFTTSQASLFIPSFQFSLYSSMVSITRSLNGSLNQRSVALSIHDRESSKSKSGTVSLLERMTENGQAPTLLALWNLINMTIASSSVIAFPYAIALGGFAALFLILVIGFFAGVTSVLLIDCLYEISPKSRLRKRIRASYAEIGADAWGPIGGRLVDFITVSLSYSSCVLFVMVLGKSMKDLLSSQVELSLQEWCLMCTVALLLTVFIKTLSVLAWLSMLAVIAVFIIVLVLLGFSLGDYNTWEWANIPSFDLNTFPISLGIILFSYCGHTVFPGIEVSMQEPKKYKKVSHWGFSLVTVLKFLVGLLCCLTFGSKTQSIVLLNLSAAHASILSKVASLLVVINVYFSYPLNMFVVSGTLDILLLPKFPLCYNKKRYNYLWVLSTRVILVFSTLGIALAVPHFGLLMSIFGSVFGVCITLIFPCLFHLQLKWNKLQWYQIAFELFIILFGVGAGVLGLIYSSIALKNAS from the coding sequence ATGGACAAAGATAGCACAGAAATGAATCTGCTTTCGACGGCGTCCTCGCCCGCGAGTGTTAGCTGCAGTACAGTACTCAAAGAACCTGAACTAGTGACAATCGTCGAAGACATGCCGTTGACGACAGAACAAATCGAGGAAGAGCAGCTCCTGGAAGCGGTCGAGGATGAATATGACATTGAACCGCCAAACGAAGGAACTCCTTTGCTTCGCTCGTCCGAGATGGGCTTCGAGAAAAGTGGTTCAAGCTTCTACACGCACAACAGTAAAAGCTTCACGACGACTTTCACGACAAGCCAAGCCTCTTTGTTCATTCCCTCCTTCCAGTTTTCGCTGTATTCTAGCATGGTGTCCATTACGCGGTCTTTGAATGGTTCTCTTAATCAGCGATCGGTAGCATTGTCAATACACGATCGCGAAAGCTCGAAGTCGAAGAGCGGTACTGTGTCGTTATTGGAGAGAATGACGGAAAATGGCCAAGCACCGACTTTACTTGCCCTTTGGAACCTCATAAATATGACTATTGCTAGTAGTAGTGTGATAGCGTTTCCTTACGCGATCGCTTTGGGAGGATTTGCTGCTCTGTTCCTCATCCTTGTCATCGGATTCTTTGCTGGCGTGACCTCAGTTCTGTTGATTGACTGTCTTTACGAAATCTCCCCGAAAAGCCGACTTCGCAAACGAATAAGAGCGAGCTATGCCGAAATTGGAGCGGATGCGTGGGGACCAATCGGAGGCAGGCTTGTGGATTTCATCACAGTGAGTCTTTCTTACTCCAGTTGTGTCCTGTTTGTGATGGTGCTCGGTAAAAGCATGAAAGACTTGTTAAGCAGCCAAGTGGAGCTGTCCCTTCAAGAATGGTGTCTGATGTGTACAGTGGCCCTGCTTCTGACTGTCTTTATCAAGACACTGTCTGTCCTAGCCTGGTTAAGTATGCTGGCAGTCATAGCAGTTTTTATTATAGTCCTTGTCCTGTTAGGTTTTTCACTGGGTGATTACAACACTTGGGAATGGGCAAATATTCCATCTTTTGATTTAAATACATTTCCAATTAGCTTAGGTATTATTCTGTTTTCCTACTGTGGCCATACAGTGTTTCCTGGAATAGAGGTTTCCATGCAAGAaccaaaaaagtacaaaaaggTTTCCCATTGGGGGTTTTCATTGGTCAcggttttgaaatttttggtCGGACTGTTGTGCTGTCTCACGTTTGGAAGCAAAACCCAGTCAATTGTTCTTTTAAATCTAAGCGCGGCTCATGCTTCCATACTGAGTAAAGTAGCATCACTGTTAGTTGTGATAAATGTTTACTTTTCTTATCCCTTAAACATGTTCGTTGTTAGTGGTACTCTCGATATCCTACTGTTACCAAAGTTTCCTCTTTGCTACAATAAAAAGCGATATAACTACCTCTGGGTTCTGTCAACAAGGGTTATTCTAGTCTTTTCCACCCTGGGTATCGCACTGGCTGTGccacattttggacttcttatgAGTATATTTGGCAGTGTGTTTGGAGTGTGCATAACTTTGATATTTCCTTGTCTCTTCCATTTGCAACTGAAATGGAACAAGTTACAGTGGTATCAGATTGCTTTTGAGttgtttataatattatttggGGTAGGGGCTGGTGTGCTGGGTCTGATTTATTCCTCTATTGCTCTCAAAAATGCCAGCTAA
- the LOC140930999 gene encoding vesicular inhibitory amino acid transporter-like encodes MVKDDGLDRRSLSITPPASVSVPSSSEAHVATCNEDIPLKTTQMEGKLDGSYYGRYDLDPNETTPLLYSMETASEKSSSSAQRRYSMSRSKSFITTVTSSQTSLFIASLQMSLHSSLAFKPRSTVSGSFQQRLVTLSIQESDTPKITTLGKGPEERRVPAILAMWHVLNVIISSNSVLGMPFAIALGGIAALPLILLVGFLDGVTSVLLIDCLYEITPKGQSRQRARESYGDIGAAVWGPMGGHVVDLIRISLSYCKCVLRIMVLGNTLKELLSGQVDLSLQEWCLVCTSALLLVVFIKSLSALAWLSMMAVLAAFIIFFLLLGFSLSRYKAWEWQNILFFDVNRFPISVGIVMYSYCGHTVFPAVEESMRNPKKYNTISHWAFSISTAMKFLVGLFCVLTFGSETQSIVLLNLSESNASILSKVASILVIINMYFSYPVNMFVVGGTVDILLLPKFPKCLKQYSLLWFMFTRVILVYSTLGIALALPRFGLLMSVIGSLLGVCITFIFPCVFHLKLKGKSLSWYHIASEVFIILFGVVFGVLGVAFSCIALNKTL; translated from the coding sequence ATGGTTAAGGACGACGGCTTAGATAGACGCTCGTTATCGATCACCCCACCGGCGAGTGTAAGCGTGCCTAGTAGCAGTGAGGCTCACGTGGCGACATGCAACGAAGATATTCCACTAAAAACAACGCAAATGGAAGGAAAGCTGGATGGATCATATTATGGTAGATACGACCTCGATCCGAACGAAACAACTCCTTTGCTTTACTCCATGGAGACTGCCTCCGAGAAGAGTAGTTCAAGCGCTCAGAGACGTTACAGCATGAGTAGATCTAAAAGCTTTATAACTACTGTAACTTCAAGCCAAACCTCCTTATTCATTGCATCCTTACAGATGTCGCTGCATTCTAGTTTGGCATTTAAACCGCGGTCTACAGTGAGTGGCTCCTTTCAACAACGATTGGTCACACTATCAATTCAAGAGAGCGATACGCCTAAAATTACAACTTTGGGAAAGGGGCCAGAAGAACGCCGTGTTCCAGCTATACTCGCCATGTGGCATGTTTTAAACGTGATAATTTCCAGCAACAGTGTTCTGGGTATGCCCTTCGCCATCGCATTAGGGGGCATTGCCGCCTTACCACTCATCCTACTGGTCGGATTTCTCGATGGCGTGACATCAGTTCTTTTGATCGATTGTCTTTACGAAATCACGCCGAAAGGTCAATCTCGCCAACGAGCAAGAGAGAGCTATGGCGATATTGGAGCGGCAGTTTGGGGGCCAATGGGAGGCCACGTTGTGGACCTAATACGAATATCTCTCTCTTATTGCAAATGCGTATTGAGGATTATGGTCTTAGGAAACACTCTGAAGGAGTTGCTGAGCGGCCAAGTGGATCTGTCCCTTCAGGAATGGTGTTTAGTGTGTACATCGGCGTTGCTGCTGGTTGTCTTCATCAAAAGCTTATCAGCCCTTGCCTGGCTTAGTATGATGGCAGTGCTAGCagcttttattattttcttccttttattgGGCTTCTCATTAAGTAGGTACAAGGCATGGGAGTGGCAAAATATTCTCTTTTTTGATGTGAATAGATTCCCAATTAGCGTGGGTATCGTAATGTACTCATACTGCGGGCATACTGTTTTTCCAGCTGTAGAGGAATCCATGAGGAACCCCAAAAAATACAATACCATTTCCCATTGGGCGTTTTCCATATCAACAGCCATGAAATTTTTGGTGGGCCTTTTTTGTGTTCTCACATTTGGTAGCGAAACCCAGTCAATTGTCCTTTTAAATCTCAGTGAATCAAATGCTTCCATATTAAGTAAAGTAGCATCTATTCTAGTAATAATAAACATGTACTTTTCCTACCCTGTAAACATGTTTGTTGTTGGTGGGACTGTGGATATCCTACTCTTACCAAAGTTCCCCAAGTGCTTAAAACAATACAGTCTCCTGTGGTTTATGTTCACTAGGGTCATCCTGGTATATTCCACCCTGGGTATCGCATTAGCGCTGCCACGTTTTGGGCTCCTTATGAGTGTGATTGGCAGTTTGCTGGGTGTATGCATAACTTTTATTTTCCCCTGCGTGTTCCATTTGAAACTTAAGGGGAAAAGTCTAAGCTGGTATCACATTGCTTCTGAAGTTTTCATTATACTATTTGGGGTAGTATTTGGTGTCTTGGGTGTTGCTTTCTCTTGCATTGCTCTCAACAAAACACTGTAG
- the LOC140932193 gene encoding zinc finger MYM-type protein 1-like yields the protein MSGPMLPRRTRAPRRIEIGTGEPTYPVTAQDYYRRIYFEAIDLMMNAIDQRFDQPSFDTYAKMESLLIKTFNSQDKSEELKFMEKLYNDDVNISVLTAQMEILQVLLKDGDYFCFDDIIVKIKELPNPEREIIKDVITLCKLILVNPATSAAGERSFSTARRLKTWLRSRMNQERFSNLTVLNIHKERTYRLSTIDIANEFADRNTNRKRNFGTFRVNDVQ from the coding sequence ATGAGTGGACCGATGTTACCAAGGAGAACTCGCGCGCCAAGAAGAATTGAAATTGGCACTGGAGAGCCAACATATCCTGTGACCGCACAAGACTATTACAGGCGAATATACTTTGAAGCTATTGACTTGATGATGAACGCTATTGACCAGCGGTTTGACCAGCCAAGCTTTGATACGTATGCAAAGATGGAGTCTCTCTTAATTAAGACCTTCAATTCGCAGGACAAATCCGAAGAGCTAAAGTTTATGGAAAAACTGTACAACGATGATGTTAATATTTCAGTGTTAACCGCCCAGATGGAAATTTTACAAGTGCTGCTGAAGGATggtgattatttttgttttgacgaCATCATAGTAAAAATTAAAGAGCTACCCAACCCAGAACGGGAAATTATAAAAGACGTTATCACGTTATGTAAGCTGATTCTCGTAAATCCAGCAACAAGTGCAGCCGGTGAAAGATCCTTTTCGACTGCCCGGAGGCTAAAAACATGGCTCCGTTCAAGAATGAACCAGGAACGATTTAGTAACCTGACAGTTTTAAACATACACAAAGAAAGAACGTACAGGCTTTCCACCATTGACATAGCAAACGAATTTGCCGACCGCAACACAAACAGAAAGCGTAATTTTGGCACTTTTCGAGTAAATGATGTACAGTAA
- the LOC140931000 gene encoding vesicular inhibitory amino acid transporter-like, with amino-acid sequence MDRDGGSEMDTLSITSPASVNVPSGSIVIGEPHLATIDEDIPLTTVKIKGKQDEVIGKYNPEPNEETPLLSSAEAGTEKSSSAHARNSKSFTSTFNSSQGSLFFASLQLSLHSSMALISQSLNGSFKQRSVSFSIRDREGSKTITLVEKLSDDARAPAVLAMWHVLNVIISSNSVLGMPFAIALGGIAALPLTLLVGFLVSVTSVLLIDCLYEISPKSRLRKRVRASYADIGADVWGPIGGHAVNIMRIGLTYCSCVLRIMVLGNTLKDLTSGQVDLSLQEWCLVCTSALLLAVFIKRLSALAWLSMMAVLAALIIFFLLLGFSLSNVKTWKWGSILSFDMNTFPISMGIIVYSYCGHTVFPAVEGSMKNPKKYNIISHWAFSISTAMKFLVGLFCFLTFGTDTQSIVLLNLSTANASILSKIASVLVVINMYFSYPVNMFVVSGTVDILLLPKFQKYLKMKWFNFLWLLSTRVILVYSTVGIALAVPRFGLLMSVFGSVLGVCVTLIFPCMFHLKLKWKILRWYNIAFELFIILFGVAAGMLGLIYSSLALKKALG; translated from the coding sequence ATGGATAGAGACGGGGGTTCAGAAATGGATACGTTATCGATCACCTCGCCAGCGAGTGTTAACGTCCCGTCTGGTAGTATAGTAATCGGTGAGCCTCACTTGGCGACAATCGACGAAGACATTCCACTAACGACAGTAAAAATCAAAGGAAAGCAGGATGAAGTTATTGGCAAATACAACCCCGAGCCAAACGAGGAAACTCCTTTGCTTTCTTCGGCCGAGGCAGGCACCGAGAAGAGTTCAAGCGCTCACGCACGCAACAGCAAAAGCTTCACGAGCACTTTTAATTCAAGCCAAGGATCTTTGTTCTTTGCTTCGTTACAGCTTTCGTTGCATTCCAGCATGGCTTTGATTTCGCAGTCTTTGAATGGTTCTTTCAAACAGCGATCGGTTTCGTTTTCGATTCGAGACCGCGAAGGATCTAAAACTATAACTTTAGTAGAAAAACTATCAGACGATGCCCGTGCGCCAGCCGTACTTGCTATGTGGCATGTTTTGAATGTAATAATTTCCAGCAACAGTGTTCTGGGTATGCCCTTCGCCATTGCATTAGGGGGGATTGCCGCCTTACCACTCACCCTTCTTGTGGGATTCCTCGTCAGCGTGACCTCAGTTCTGTTGATTGACTGTCTTTACGAAATCTCCCCGAAAAGCCGACTTCGCAAACGAGTAAGAGCGAGCTATGCCGACATTGGAGCGGACGTGTGGGGACCGATTGGAGGCCACGCTGTGAATATTATGAGAATAGGTCTGACTTACTGCAGTTGCGTACTGAGGATTATGGTCTTAGGAAACACTCTGAAAGACTTGACTAGTGGCCAAGTGGATCTGTCTCTTCAGGAATGGTGTTTAGTGTGTACATCGGCCTTGCTGCTGGCTGTGTTCATCAAGAGACTGTCTGCCCTGGCCTGGTTAAGTATGATGGCAGTGCTAGCAGCTCTCattattttcttccttttgcTGGGTTTTTCTTTAAGTAATGTCAAAACATGGAAGTGGGGCAGTATTCTCTCTTTTGATATGAATACCTTCCCAATAAGTATGGGTATCATTGTATATTCATACTGTGGGCATACTGTTTTTCCAGCTGTAGAGGGATCTATGAAGAacccaaaaaaatacaacatcaTTTCCCACTGGGCATTTTCCATATCAACAGCCATGAAATTTTTGGTGGGCCTCTTTTGTTTTCTCACATTTGGGACTGACACCCAGTCAATTGTCCTTTTAAATCTCAGTACAGCAAATGCTTCTATATTAAGTAAAATAGCATCTGTTCTAGTAGTAATAAACATGTACTTTTCCTACCCTGTAAACATGTTTGTCGTTAGTGGGACTGTGGATATCCTACTATTACCTAAGTTCCAGAAGTATTTAAAGATGAAATGGTTCAATTTCCTCTGGCTTTTGTCAACAAGGGTCATCCTCGTTTATTCCACCGTGGGTATCGCACTAGCAGTGCCTCGTTTTGGGTTGCTTATGAGTGTGTTTGGTAGTGTTTTGGGGGTTTGTGTAACTCTAATTTTTCCCTGTATGTTCCATCTGAAACTCAAATGGAAAATTCTAAGATGGTATAACATAGCTTTTGAACTGTTCATTATATTATTTGGGGTGGCGGCAGGCATGTTGGGTCTAATTTACTCTTCCCTTGCTCTCAAAAAAGCCTTGGGTTAA
- the LOC140931002 gene encoding vesicular inhibitory amino acid transporter-like, protein MMANEGDIEEHIQFALSTSLSGKSGDNETNQDVRYPLHVVDKKRSLESTERSPLLRTADTDEPISPKSAWNTNFKRFRSFTVSVATKSLVEKESHDRQASAFLAGWNVTNLIQGMGILGVPYAVREGGVAAVICIFILAMFCDLTGILLVDCLYEISPRSKLRKRVRESYPDVGDAVWPGVGGKVISVIQTVELYSAAVLYLILLSTMFSQITGKYVSLNLNEWAIICSLAVLPSVFISRLSLIAWMSMLAVFSLMSALMVMIAYCIVRYDRWSWNNIPAFNISTFPVGFGIVTFSYCAHAVFPGIEGSMKEPKHYNKMMHVSFLISAIVKTLFGLFAVLTFGILTDQVFTVNMAENVGFNTAATVLVAMNVFFSFPLPLFVVKETFDKNIGPYFPHLAKGTKYHWYWLLLTRVFLVVFALFIALVVPHFGLLMGFVGSFSGTCLSFAFPCIAHLKLRWRFLRWYHITGEIALIVLGFLVGGLGLVYSGKALVESFRTF, encoded by the coding sequence ATGATGGCGAACGAAGGCGACATCGAAGAACACATCCAGTTTGCTCTTTCGACCTCTTTGTCCGGAAAGAGTGGCGACAATGAAACAAATCAGGACGTACGCTATCCTCTGCATGTAGTGGACAAAAAAAGGTCGTTGGAATCGACCGAAAGATCTCCTTTACTGCGCACGGCAGACACCGATGAGCCAATATCGCCAAAATCCGCGTGGAATACAAATTTTAAACGGTTCCGTTCCTTCACTGTGTCAGTTGCCACTAAGTCCCTGGTGGAAAAGGAGAGTCACGACAGACAGGCGTCCGCTTTCCTAGCTGGCTGGAATGTCACGAACCTAATTCAAGGCATGGGTATCCTTGGTGTTCCATATGCTGTGCGGGAGGGAGGCGTGGCTGCTGTCATTTGTATCTTCATCCTGGCCATGTTTTGTGACCTCACTGGTATACTGCTGGTTGATTGCTTATATGAAATATCACCCCGTAGCAAGTTAAGGAAGAGAGTGCGAGAGTCGTACCCTGATGTCGGAGACGCTGTATGGCCTGGAGTAGGAGGCAAGGTTATAAGCGTCATACAGACAGTAGAGCTGTACTCTGCGGCAGTGCTGTATCTCATTCTTCTCTCTACTATGTTCTCTCAAATAACAGGGAAGTATGTGTCACTCAACTTGAATGAATGGGCCATCATTTGTTCTCTAGCAGTGCTTCCAAGTGTCTTCATCTCAAGGTTATCACTTATCGCCTGGATGAGCATGCTGGCCGTGTTTTCCCTCATGTCAGCACTGATGGTTATGATAGCATATTGCATTGTGCGATATGACCGGTGGTCATGGAACAATATTCCTGCCTTTAACATCAGCACATTTCCAGTTGGGTTCGGTATTGTAACATTCAGCTATTGTGCTCATGCTGTGTTTCCTGGCATAGAAGGCAGCATGAAAGAACCAAAACACTATAATAAAATGATGCATGTTTCATTCCTCATCTCAGCCATTGTGAAAACTTTGTTTGGTCTATTCGCCGTGCTCACATTTGGCATTCTCACAGATCAAGTGTTCACAGTCAACATGGCTGAAAATGTGGGCTTCAACACTGCAGCAACGGTGTTGGTGGCCATGAAtgtgtttttttcatttcctcttcCACTCTTTGTAGTTAAAGAGACATTCGACAAAAATATCGGCCCTTACTTTCCACACTTagcaaaaggaacaaaatatcaCTGGTACTGGCTGCTGTTGACAAGAGTATTTCTTGTAGTCTTTGCACTTTTCATTGCTCTTGTAGTACCTCATTTCGGCCTTCTGATGGGATTTGTTGGCAGTTTTTCAGGAACGTGTCTATCATTTGCATTTCCTTGCATTGCACATCTTAAGCTGCGGTGGAGGTTTCTGCGATGGTATCACATCACAGGTGAGATTGCTCTTATTGTTCTTGGATTTCTTGTTGGAGGACTTGGTCTGGTTTACTCAGGTAAAGCACTGGTGGAATCATTTCGTACATTTTAG
- the LOC140931004 gene encoding vesicular inhibitory amino acid transporter-like, which produces MDRTGAASALSASNSNPGQDGEAITLHKPTLQTLDEDSPLLFVPDDEHTSVRKSSIAGSIRKLRSATLTVSILEKPSDDRNASAWLAGWNVTNLIQGTGILGVPYAVMMGGWAAVAIIVLVAAICCYTGKLLVDCLYVESKRTGQRKRAYVNYPEVGEAAWPGWGNRIVSVVQVCEMYGGVIMYIVLLATVFNDILNQLTPLDIYQWAVVCAYVALPGIFITRVSVIAWISMISVFALLSSIATIIIYCITEYRDMTLSNIPPFDIQKFPIGFGIIVFSYCAHAVFPGVEGSMREPKQFPMMMNSAFALAAVVKVLLGLLAVLRFGADTEQVITVNMSISPVFNMVATVLVVTNVFLAFPICMFVVLETWDTKVLPFFPHLSKESGYHWFWILITRVMLLTFALFLAVIVPHFALLMGLVGSFTGTCLSFVFPCVFHLTLKWRKTPWYSIVVKIGVIVFGLVCGGSGLFFSGRELGRAFSFQN; this is translated from the coding sequence ATGGATAGAACTGGTGCAGCTTCAGCTCTATCTGCAAGCAATTCGAACCCGGGACAAGATGGCGAAGCGATCACGTTACACAAACCAACTTTGCAGACCCTGGACGAAGATTCGCCTCTTTTGTTTGTTCCTGACGATGAGCATACCTCTGTCAGGAAATCTAGCATTGCAGGGAGCATACGAAAGCTGCGCAGCGCTACGCTGACTGTTTCGATCCTTGAGAAGCCATCCGATGATCGCAATGCTTCAGCTTGGCTCGCTGGCTGGAATGTCACTAACCTTATTCAGGGAACTGGTATCCTTGGGGTACCATACGCTGTTATGATGGGAGGATGGGCTGCCGTGGCTATTATCGTCTTAGTGGCTGCAATCTGCTGCTACACTGGCAAGCTACTGGTCGATTGTTTGTACGTTGAGTCCAAACGTACTGGACAACGTAAACGAGCCTACGTCAATTATCCCGAAGTAGGTGAAGCTGCTTGGCCGGGATGGGGCAACAGAATCGTAAGCGTTGTACAAGTATGCGAGATGTATGGCGGTGTGATTATGTACATTGTGCTACTCGCCACGGTGTTTAACGACATTTTGAATCAGTTGACGCCTTTGGATATCTACCAGTGGGCCGTTGTCTGCGCGTATGTTGCGTTACCTGGgattttcattacccgggtatcAGTCATCGCCTGGATCAGCATGATCTCGGTGTTTGCACTCCTCAGCAGTATTGCCACAATAATAATTTACTGCATCACTGAATACCGTGACATGACCCTCTCAAACATCCCGCCATTTGACATTCAGAAGTTTCCTATTGGATTTGGAATCATCGTGTTCAGCTACTGTGCTCACGCAGTGTTTCCTGGTGTGGAAGGCAGCATGAGGGAACCAAAACAATTCCCAATGATGATGAATTCTGCGTTTGCTCTTGCTGCAGTGGTCAAGGTTCTACTTGGTTTGTTGGCTGTTCTGCGATTTGGCGCTGATACTGAACAAGTCATCACTGTCAACATGAGCATCAGCCCCGTCTTCAACATGGTTGCCACAGTCCTGGTCGTCACAAATGTCTTCCTGGCCTTCCCTATCTGCATGTTTGTTGTTTTAGAAACATGGGACACCAAGGTGCTACCTTTTTTCCCACATCTTAGCAAGGAAAGTGGCTACCATTGGTTCTGGATCCTGATCACACGGGTCATGCTTCTAACTTTTGCCTTATTCCTTGCAGTTATTGTTCCGCACTTTGCCCTGTTGATGGGTCTTGTCGGCAGCTTCACTGGTACATGCCTTTCCTTTGTGTTTCCCTGCGTTTTTCATCTGACTTTGAAGTGGAGGAAAACTCCTTGGTACAGCATTGTGGTCAAGATTGGGGTGATTGTATTTGGCTTAGTATGTGGTGGATCTGGTTTGTTCTTCTCAGGAAGAGAGCTTGGAAGAGCATTCTCTTTCCAGAACTAA
- the LOC140931001 gene encoding vesicular inhibitory amino acid transporter-like, translating to MGQQKRAKRQNQLCCTLRTNKHLHLNIRISECILTFDHNFKVLFVKNRTWQNTKNTMAENNALLSTPKKPKTLSPGSGENIPLGSRPESNPTVVHLGENAPLIHGEFEAAKSLLGISLSRLNLSRSLMKLRSATMTVSLIERPSDDRRANAFLAGWNVTNLIQGTGILGIPYAVKLGGCAAVVSIFVCGILCCYTGKLLVDCLYEESKRTGLRKRVRVNYPDVGEAVWPRWGNRIVSAVQVCEMSGIAVTYIVLLASIFLDFFHSMTSMDVYKWTVVVACFVLPGIFITRVSIIAWISMISVFSLFSAVLTIIIYCITQYDKMRLDNMPGFQLNSFLIGFGIIVFSFTAHAVFPGVEGSMRHPEQYPMMLNIAFANSTITKIILGMMGTFRYGSELNQAITINLKSSQVFYILSNTFVVANVVLAFPLVMFVVLETWDDKMLPYFPHVGKESSFHWFWLLLTRPLLFTFGVFLAISVPHFGLVMGLLGSLTGTSLCFIFPCLFHLKLKWKKLAWYQVVCRVLIAIFGFGCGILGAAFTGIELVNVSK from the coding sequence ATGggacaacaaaaacgtgcaaaaCGACAAAACCAGTTATGTTGTACTTTGCGTACAAATAAACATTTGCATTTGAACATCCGAATCTCGGAGTGCATATTGACATTTGACCACAATTTCAAAGTTCTGTTTGTTAAAAACCGCACGtggcaaaacacaaaaaacactATGGCCGAAAACAACGCTTTGCTCAGTACGCCAAAGAAGCCCAAGACCCTAAGCCCTGGAAGCGGCGAAAATATTCCATTAGGATCGAGGCCAGAGTCGAATCCAACTGTTGTTCATTTGGGAGAGAATGCGCCACTGATTCATGGCGAGTTCGAGGCAGCAAAAAGCCTTCTTGGGATCAGTCTCTCAAGATTGAATTTATCCCGGAGTTTGATGAAATTACGTTCTGCTACAATGACTGTGTCACTGATCGAGAGACCCTCAGATGATAGGCGAGCCAATGCGTTTCTCGCGGGATGGAACGTCACTAATCTGATCCAAGGAACCGGGATATTGGGAATTCCGTACGCTGTAAAGCTCGGAGGGTGCGCTGCAGTCGTTTCTATCTTTGTTTGCGGCATTCTCTGTTGTTACACGGGAAAGCTATTGGTCGATTGCCTCTACGAGGAGTCCAAGCGCACCGGGCTACGGAAAAGGGTCAGGGTCAATTACCCGGATGTTGGGGAAGCCGTGTGGCCAAGATGGGGCAACAGGATTGTGAGTGCGGTACAAGTGTGTGAGATGTCTGGGATAGCTGTCACTTACATTGTACTACTGGCATCTATCTTCCTGGACTTCTTCCACAGCATGACTTCCATGGATGTCTACAAGTGGACTGTAGTGGTTGCATGTTTTGTTCTTCCTGGAATTTTCATCACGCGTGTATCAATCATTGCCTGGATCAGCATGATCTCAGTTTTCTCACTTTTCTCTGCAGTGCTCACAATCATAATATACTGCATCACCCAGTATGATAAGATGAGGCTTGACAATATGCCTGGTTTtcagttgaactcttttctgattggcttcgGCATCATTGTGTTTAGTTTTACTGCACATGCTGTTTTTCCAGGAGTCGAAGGAAGCATGCGTCATCCAGAACAGTACCCCATGATGTTGAACATTGCATTTGCAAATTCCACCATAACCAAGATTATCCTGGGGATGATGGGAACATTTCGATATGGAAGTGAACTAAACCAGGCCATTACCATCAATCTCAAAAGCAGTCAAGTATTTTACATCTTGTCAAACACCTTTGTTGTTGCCAATGTTGTCCTTGCTTTCCCATTGGTCATGTTTGTTGTCTTGGAAACGTGGGATGACAAAATGCTTCCCTACTTTCCACATGTGGGAAAAGAATCAAGTTTTCATTGGTTCTGGCTGCTTCTGACACGCCCACTCCTCTTTACCTTTGGCGTATTTTTGGCTATCTCTGTTCCTCATTTTGGCCTGGTCATGGGACTACTTGGAAGTCTGACTGGTACCAGTTTGTGTTTCATATTTCCATGCCTTTTCCATCTGaaattgaagtggaagaaactGGCGTGGTATCAGGTGGTGTGCAGGGTTCTTATTGCCATCTTTGGATTTGGCTGTGGAATCCTTGGAGCAGCATTTACTGGCATTGAACTGGTTAATGTAAGTAAATAG